Within Limisalsivibrio acetivorans, the genomic segment CTTGGCGTGGAGCAGGCCTTCTCGCTGAAGGATAAGAGAAAGATAATCTCCGGGCTTAAACGGAAGATATCGAACAGGTTCAATGTTGCCGTAAGTGAAGTCGGTTCAGCCGATCTCTGGAACAGAGCGGAGATCGGCATTGTTACCCTTTCCTCCAAAAGGAACCATGTGGAGAGGCAGCTCTCCAAGGTTATGGATTTTGTGGAATCCTACCCTGAGGTGGAGGTTATGGGCATTTCCGAGGAGATATTTTAGATGCACAGAATAGAGCGGGTTTCGGAGCTCCTCAAGGAGGAGATCTCCCGTATCATACAGTTTGAGGTGAAGGACCCGAAGGTGCGCAGTGTTGTTGTTACAACCATAGATGTGAGCCGTGATCTAAGCTATGCGAAGGTTTTCTTCACCACCTTTGAGAAGGACGACAAAAAGGGTATCCTGCGCGGGCTCATGCGCTCCGCCGGTTTTATAAACCACCGGCTTGCCAAGAAGATTCGCCTCAAGAAGATACCCAAGCTCTCCTTTCATATCGATGAATCAGGGGAATACGGCGAATATATTGACGGCATTATACGTGAAATAAAGGATGATGATTCCGGCGATGAACGGGATAGTTAATCTATACAAAGAGAAGGGGATGACTTCCTTTAAGGCTGTGGACAGGCTCCGCAGGGTATTAAAGGTTAAGAAGTCCGGTCACCTCGGAACACTCGACCCTCTCGCAGAGGGGGTTCTCCCTATCTGCATCGGCAACGCCACCAAGTTCGTAAACTATCTTATGGATGTGGAAAAGGAGTATGTCGGTGAGATGGAGCTGGGCTTCGCCACCGATTCCTACGACACCGAGGGTGAGGTAACAGCGGAGGAGAAGGGCATTGTCCCGTCGGAGGATGATGTTCTTGCTGTGCTGGCTGAGCTTACCGGTGATGTGGAGCTTCCTATCCCCGCATTCTCCGCAGTTAAGCTGAACGGCAAGCGTGCCTATGAGCTGGCCCGCAAGGGTGAGATCGAGGATGCGGGCAGGCGTGTTATGGGCGTTAGGTCCATTGAACTGATGGAATACAGCTACCCCAGATGCGTTATCAGGGTTCGATGCGCCAAGGGTACCTATATAAGGAGCATCATCCACGAGGCAGGTCTTCGGCTCGGCTGTTATGCAAGGATGAGTGGACTGATACGAACAGCGAACGGGAAGCTTACAGCGAAGGAGTCCGTTACCCTCGAAAGGCTCGAAGAGCTTAAGGAAGAGGGGAGGGCGGAGGAAGCTGTTACGCCGGTCTGGGATATGCTGAACTGGCCGAGAGCCACTGTGGATGCTTATGCTGCAAGGCTTGTGCTCAACGGGGTTTCCATAAAAGAGGAGAACTACAGCACATTTCCTTCGGATTTGGCCGAGGGGGAGCATTGTTTTATAGAGGATGAAGCGGGAAAGATCCTCGCTTTTGCTCTGAAAAAGAATGCTGGCAATTCTCCTTTAAAGATAGTAAAAGTGATAGGTAAGAATGACTGAATAAGCACATTCGGTTTTTCATGGACCATCCGCCCCGAAGTAGCGGGGAGCGGACTGTCCTTTTTTTCGTTTAAAAGCATGAATTACCCTTGTGTTTTGAAATACGATCTGTTATATATTCAGGCTTAACTTGTGGAGGTATCAAAGGAATGGCACTTGATAAGGAAAAGAAAAACGGTATTATTGAGAAATTTAAAACACACGAGAACGATACAGGTTCACCCGAAGTGCAGGTAGCTATACTTACGGAAAGAATAACCTACCTCACTGAACACTTTAAAGAAAATCCCAAGGATCATCACTCCAGACGCGGACTCCTTCTCCTCGTTAGCCAGAGGCGTCAGCTTCTCGACTACGTGAAGAAGAAGGACTACAAGAGATACCGCTCACTGATCGAGGCCTTAGGAATCAGGAAGTAATTTTTATGGAAAAAGAGACCTATGAAGTGTCGGTTCAGCTTAGTGAAACAGCTGAACCGATAGTATTTGAAACAGGCTGGAAAGCTAAGCAGGCTAACGGTAGCATATGGATCCGCCAGGGCGGAACAGTTATCCTCGTTACAGCAACCGGCAGAAAAGAAGCCTCCGACACTGCGGACTTCTTCCCCCTTACAGTTAACTACATTGAGAAGTTCTACTCTGTAGGTAAGGTACCCGGCGGTTTCCTCAAGAGGGAGAACAGACCCTCCGATAAGGAAACTCTTACATCAAGGCTTATCGACAGGCCCCTCAGGCCTATGTTCCCCGACGGTTTCAGGAATGAAACCCAGGTGATCTGCACCGTTGTTTCCTTCGACGGTAAAAACATGCCCGATATGCTCGCAACCAATGCCGCCAGTGCGGCTCTCATGATCTCCGACATACCCTTTAACGGACCCATCGCAGGTGTGCGTGTGGGTAAGAAAGACGGCGAGCTTATTATCGACCCCTCCTACGAGATCTTCGACGAACTCGACATGAACATTATCGTATGCGGTAATGACGATGCCATTAACATGGTTGAAGCGGGCATGAATATGGTAACCGAAGATGAGGTTATCGAAGCCCTTGAGTTTGCCCACGCAAACATCAAGAAGATCATCGCTGTTCAAAGGGAGCTTACTTCCCAGGTCGGTAAGGATAAGTTTGAGTACAAAGACTTCTCCGTTCCCAAGGACCTCATCGCAGAGGCGGAAGCGGAGCTTGGTCAGAAGATACACGATGCTCTCGTTATCCCCGGTAAGCTTGATAAGTATGCTGCACTTGATGAAATCAGGGACAGCTACTTCGAAAAGCTCGAGGAAACCCTCGGCGAAGAGTACGCAGAGAAGAAATCCCTCTACAAAGAGGTATGGCACTCTGTGGAGAAGAAGGTATTCCGTGAATTCACCCTCGGTAAGGGTGAGCGTATCGACGGCAGAGGACCCAAGGATGTCCGCCCCATTGATATCGAAGTGGACCTTCTCCCTATGCCCCACGGCTCCGCACTCTTCACAAGAGGAGAGACACAGGGTCTTGTGACGGCTACCCTCGGTACTAAAACCGATACTCAGATGCTGGACAACATCGAAGGAAGCTCCAAGAAGCGTTTTATGCTTCATTACAACTTCCCCCCCTTCTGCGTGGGTGAGGTAGGTTTCCTCAGAGCTCCCGGCAGAAGAGAGATTGGCCACGGCGCCCTTGCTGAGCGTTCACTCCTCCCCATCCTCCCCGATGAAGAGGAATTCCCCTATTCTATCAGGGTTGTTTCCGAGATCCTTGAGTCCAACGGCTCCTCCTCCATGGCTTCGGTCTGCGGCGGATGTCTCAGCCTCATGGATGCCGGTGTACCCGTGAAAGGCGTTGTGGCAGGTGTTGCCATGGGTCTTATCAAGGAAGGGGACAGACACACCGTACTCAGCGATATTATGGGAACTGAGGACCACCTCGGCGATATGGACTTCAAGGTGGCTGGAACCGAAGACGGTATCACAGCACTCCAGATGGACATCAAGATCGAAGGTCTTTCAAGGGATCTCCTTGTTGAAGCACTCTCTCAGGCGAAGGAGTCAAGGCTCCACATCCTCTCCAAGATGAAGGAATGCCTTGCAGAGCCCAGAGCAGAGCTTTCCGAAACAGCACCCAGATATATCTCCATGAAGATCAATCCCGAGAAGATCGGTCTTCTCATCGGCCCCGGCGGTAAAAACATCCGCTCCATCGTGGATGACACCGGTGCACAGATAGATATCGACGACGAAGGCGTGGTTAACGTATTTGCAGTGGACAAAGAGTCCATCGATGCAGCCATAGCCCGCATAAACGAAACCGTTCAGGAACTGGAAGATGACAAGGTCTACACCGCAAAGGTGAAGAAGATCATGGACTACGGCGCATTCGTGGAACTTATTCCCGGCGTTGAAGCCCTTCTCCATGTTTCCCAGTACAGCAATGAGCGCATCCAGAGCATCGCAGACTACCTCAAGGTAGGCGACGAAGTGGATGTTAAGTACCAGGGTAAGGACCAGAACGGCAGACATAAAATTTCACGCAAGGTACTTCTGTGATAAAGGGCACACTATAACGTGTGCCTTTAATCCTTATCTATGAAGCCGGAACTTGCATCCTTTGGTAAAATCCCGATTATAACAGACAAAACGGTCGCCTCTGGCGGCCTTGTTTCTGTCTGTATCACTTTTAGAAACGGAAGCACATCCGAACCACCCTCAATCAACGGCGTTTCCCATTTTATTGAGCATATGGTATTTAAGGGCACTCCGACCCATAGTGCCGAGGAGATCAGCCGTGAGACGGAGAAGCTGGGCGGCTACCTGAACGCATTTACAACAAAGGAACAAACCTCATACTACATAAGCGGTTTTTCGGAAAACTTCCCCGAATTTCTCCGAATCCTCCTTGATATAGTCTTTAATCCCCTCATGCGGGATGAGGATTTCTATCATGAACAGAAGGTTATACTCACCGAGATAGCCTCTCTCAAGGACAATCCCGAGGAATACCTGGACGAGATATCCGAATCGTTCCTTTTTAATGGCCACCCTCTGGCAATGCCGATATCCGGCACCGCCAAGGAGGTCTCAGCCCTCAGCCCCGGTACACTTCGAGACTTCTATCGAAGCTATTACACCCCCGCAAACTGCATAATCAGTGCAGCTGGTGATGTGACGAGCGGTGATATAATCAGTATCCTTGAAGAGAAGGGAATAGACCCGGGCACAGGTGAGATGAACACCCTTCCAGCGGAGGCTAAATATACAGCTTTCATGCACTCTGAAAAGAGCTCCTCGGAGCATCTATACGCCCAGTATCTGTACCCCGCCTTCCCCGCAACGGACGGTCGGAGATACGCCCTAGGAACACTCAACATGATCCTCGGAGGCCTTATGAGCTCCCGTCTGTTTCAGGAAATCAGGGAGAAGAGGGGGCTGTGCTACAACATCGAATCGGATGTCGGCCTCTATTCCACAGGGGGGTCAATCTCTGTCTTCTGTGGGTGCGAAAAGGAGAGTTTCGATGAGGTTGATGAGCTTATAAGGCGTGAGATCGAAAAGATATCAAGAAACGGTATAACCGTGGATGAGCTGACGCTTGCCAGAAACCAGATGCTCTACTCCTTCTTCTCCGGCACAGAAACCGCCGGAAGCAGGATGTTCGCCAATATCCGCCATATATTCCACTACAACAGGCTTGTTTCAAGGGATGAGATTCGCGAAGGTATTGAATCTGTAACCCTTGATGATGTAAACTCGCTCTCTGAACAAATTTTTGCCGATGGAGGTTCCAGATGTCTTCTTTTACCGTCAGAATAGTAAGCAGTGAAGGTGAGGAGCATATACCCTCGTACACAACCAGCGGCTCTGCTGGTGTTGATCTCCGTGCAGCGGAAGAGGGGAGGATACTCTGCGGAGAGTGGAAGCTCGTTTCGACGGGGTTGAAGATGGAGATACCCAAAGGGTACGAGGGGCAGGTCCGCCCCAGAAGCGGCCTTGCTTTGAAGCACGGTGTAACTGTTTTGAACTCCCCCGGAACCATAGACTCCGATTACAGAGGCGACATAGGCGTAATTCTTATGAACAATTCCGCCCAGACTTTTGTATATGAAAAGGGGGACAGGATAGCCCAGATGGTTTTTGCAAAGACCGAGAGGGCGGTTTTCGAGCATGTGGAGACCCTTGAGGATACGGACAGAGCCTCCGGAGGATTCGGTCACTCCGGCGTGAAATAGTCAAATATTTATTTGATTCCTACATTTACCCCCTCTACGGGTTAAATTATTTCCCCTCCTGTGTTAAAATAGACTTGTGCGGATATGAATTGATTATTGTTCCCGCCGACTAACGCATATGGGGGTCTATCCATGAAAATAAATGAATTCAATGTACTTCCCGATTTTCCCGAAGAGCTCAGGCCGCTCGAGGATATGGCATACAACCTTTGGTGGTGCTGGAACCACGACGCAAGGGAGCTTTTTAAGACCATAAATCCCGATGCTTGGGAGAAGTCCAAGCACAACCCGATGACAGTACTAGGAAGCCTTACCCGAGACGACTACGAGAAGCTTAAGCAGGATCCTGTTTTTATGTCCCGTCTTGAGGAGCAGTACAGGCTATTTCAGGAGTATATGAGTCTCCCGAAGTGGTTCGAGCAGAAGTATAAGGAGCATAAGGACGAGGATATGCTCGTTGCCTATTTCTCTGCAGAGTACGGCATACACGAATCCGTGAAACTCTATTCCGGAGGTCTAGGCGTTCTTTCAGGTGATCACTGCAAATCCGCCAGCGACCTCGGTATACCCTTTGTGGCCGTGGGTCTCCTCTACCGCAACGGCTACTTCCATCAGTACCTCAATTCCGACGGATGGCAGCAGGAATACTACCCGTATAACGAGTTCTACAACATGCCCCTCGAAAGGGCGAAAACCCCCGAAGGGGAAGATGTTTTTGTGGATGTGAAGATAGAGGACCGCACGGTGCGTGTGAGTGTCTGGGTTATGAAGGTTGGAACCATCAGGCTTGTCCTCCTCGATTCCGATGTGGAGGGGAACAGCCCCCACGACAGGCACGTTACCGGACAGCTCTACGGTGGCGATACGAGCATGCGACTTCGCCAGGAGATTATCCTCGGTGTTGCAGGCTACAGAGCTCTCAGGGCTATGGGTGAGAAACCCTCGGTTTACCATATAAACGAAGGGCACCCCAGCTTCCTTACCCTCGAGCGTATACGTCAGTATGTAAGTGAAGGTATCGACCTTCGTACAGCGGCGGAGGTTGTACGCAAAAGTACTCTTTTTACCACGCACACACCCGTTCCCGCAGGCTTTGACGTCTTCGGAACGGATCAGATACAGCGTTACCTCGGTCCCCTCTTCGAGGATGCGGGCTTTAACCTTAACCAGCTTATGGGCTTCGGCCGTGTGAACCCCTTCGACGAGAGCGAGGGTTTTGCAATGGCGATCTGCGGGATTAAGCTGAGTACCTACCGAAACGGGGTAAGTAAGCTCCACGGTGATGTATCGCGTAAGATGTTTAAAAACCTCTGGCCCAATGCCCTCACAAACTCTGTACCTGTGGGGCATGTTACAAACGGTATACACCTCCCCACCTTTATATCAGAGGACTTCAAGGCGCTGTATAACCGCTACCTCTCCGAAAACTGGTACTACAAACCGTACGATTTCAGCGTATGGGAGAATGCGGACACGATACCCGATGCCGCACTCTTCAGCGCAAAACAGCGTCAGCGTGAGAAGCTTATAGTATTTGCAAGAAAGCATCTTAAAAAACAGATACTCCACAGGGGAGGAACATCCGGAGAGCTCCTTAAGGCGGATGAAGTCCTTAATCCTGATTGCCTCACCATAGGCTTCGCAAGGCGTTTCGCCACATATAAAAGGGGGTATCTGCTCTTCATGGACGAGCAGAGGCTTCACCAGATACTGAATAACGCCGACAGACCTGTGCAGATTATCATCGCCGGTAAGGCTCATCCCAAGGACAACGGGGGCAAGGAGATCATCAAGAAGATCTTTCACATATGCCGTAAGCCGATGTTCAGGGATAAGATCGTGTTCATCGAGGACTACGACATCGAAGTCGCCAGATACCTCGCCCACGGCGTTGATATATGGCTTAACACCCCCCGCAGGCCGATGGAGGCATCCGGAACTAGCGGTATGAAGATCGCTGCCAACGGCGGACTGAATCTTTCTATCCTCGACGGATGGTGGGACGAAGGCTACAACGGTGAGAACGGCTGGGCCATCGGCGCAGGCGAACAGTACGATAAAGAGAGCTATCAGGACCATGTGGAGAGCATGGAGCTTTACGACAAGCTCGAGAGTGAGATAATCCCCATGTTCTACTCCAGAGATAAGGCGGATGTGCCCAGGGAGTGGACGAAGATGATGAAGCAGGCGATAAAGACCTGCGCTTCATTCTTCAATACATCACGCATGGTTATGGATTACACCGATAAATACTATGCCAGACTGCATAAACTGAACCGTGCGTTCAGGGCAAACAAATACGAAGAGGCTAAGAAGTTCATCGAGTGGAAGGATACACTTCTCAGTGGATGGGACAGCCTGAGCTTTGTTGATACTGCAGTTGATGCCTCAGAGATGAAGATGGGTGCAGATGTGCACTTTACAGCGAAGGTAAAGACGGATAAGATCAACTCTGAACATATTTCGGTATGTGCACTTGTTGAATATGACGGTGAAAGTGGTGAGTTTGTTGACCCTGAGTTCGTTGAGCTCGAGCTGGATTCCCAGGAAGGGGATCTCTACAGCTTCAGCACCAAGGATGTTATTAAGAAAGCGGGTAAGATGAAGGTCGCCTTCGCTGCACTGCCGAAGCATGAATTCTTACAGGAGAGGTTCGAGTTAAATCAGATAAAATGGGCATAAGATACAGTTTACCCCATTCCACCGGATGCTTTATATGCGGTGAAGAGAACAGGTTCGGGCTGAATACCCGGTTTTTTGCAGAGGACGAAACGGTTTACACGGATATAAATATCCCCCTGAAATACTGTGGATACAAGAATGTTATCCATGGGGGTATAGTTACTGCGCTGTTGGATGAAACAATGGGGTGGGCGGCTTTCATATACGGCTCCAAGGACTATATGCTGTTCACCCGCAACCTTGAGATAAAGTACAGGCGAAACACGCCTGCGGAAACGGATCTGCGTGTTGTTACCCGTTTCACCGAGAGAAGGAAGATCCTCTACGGTGCAGCCGGTAAGATTATTGATGCAGAGGGAACGGTTTATGCCGAAGGGAAAGGGGAGTTTGCCCCCATACCCGAGGAGAAGCTGGAGGAGACATTCGGCTACCTTCTTTTTAACGAGGATGAGGAGTAC encodes:
- a CDS encoding DUF503 domain-containing protein, whose product is MVIGSVVFILGVEQAFSLKDKRKIISGLKRKISNRFNVAVSEVGSADLWNRAEIGIVTLSSKRNHVERQLSKVMDFVESYPEVEVMGISEEIF
- a CDS encoding PaaI family thioesterase — encoded protein: MGIRYSLPHSTGCFICGEENRFGLNTRFFAEDETVYTDINIPLKYCGYKNVIHGGIVTALLDETMGWAAFIYGSKDYMLFTRNLEIKYRRNTPAETDLRVVTRFTERRKILYGAAGKIIDAEGTVYAEGKGEFAPIPEEKLEETFGYLLFNEDEEYHPVFMRLYNRWLEHTAG
- the pnp gene encoding polyribonucleotide nucleotidyltransferase, which gives rise to MEKETYEVSVQLSETAEPIVFETGWKAKQANGSIWIRQGGTVILVTATGRKEASDTADFFPLTVNYIEKFYSVGKVPGGFLKRENRPSDKETLTSRLIDRPLRPMFPDGFRNETQVICTVVSFDGKNMPDMLATNAASAALMISDIPFNGPIAGVRVGKKDGELIIDPSYEIFDELDMNIIVCGNDDAINMVEAGMNMVTEDEVIEALEFAHANIKKIIAVQRELTSQVGKDKFEYKDFSVPKDLIAEAEAELGQKIHDALVIPGKLDKYAALDEIRDSYFEKLEETLGEEYAEKKSLYKEVWHSVEKKVFREFTLGKGERIDGRGPKDVRPIDIEVDLLPMPHGSALFTRGETQGLVTATLGTKTDTQMLDNIEGSSKKRFMLHYNFPPFCVGEVGFLRAPGRREIGHGALAERSLLPILPDEEEFPYSIRVVSEILESNGSSSMASVCGGCLSLMDAGVPVKGVVAGVAMGLIKEGDRHTVLSDIMGTEDHLGDMDFKVAGTEDGITALQMDIKIEGLSRDLLVEALSQAKESRLHILSKMKECLAEPRAELSETAPRYISMKINPEKIGLLIGPGGKNIRSIVDDTGAQIDIDDEGVVNVFAVDKESIDAAIARINETVQELEDDKVYTAKVKKIMDYGAFVELIPGVEALLHVSQYSNERIQSIADYLKVGDEVDVKYQGKDQNGRHKISRKVLL
- the glgP gene encoding alpha-glucan family phosphorylase, translated to MKINEFNVLPDFPEELRPLEDMAYNLWWCWNHDARELFKTINPDAWEKSKHNPMTVLGSLTRDDYEKLKQDPVFMSRLEEQYRLFQEYMSLPKWFEQKYKEHKDEDMLVAYFSAEYGIHESVKLYSGGLGVLSGDHCKSASDLGIPFVAVGLLYRNGYFHQYLNSDGWQQEYYPYNEFYNMPLERAKTPEGEDVFVDVKIEDRTVRVSVWVMKVGTIRLVLLDSDVEGNSPHDRHVTGQLYGGDTSMRLRQEIILGVAGYRALRAMGEKPSVYHINEGHPSFLTLERIRQYVSEGIDLRTAAEVVRKSTLFTTHTPVPAGFDVFGTDQIQRYLGPLFEDAGFNLNQLMGFGRVNPFDESEGFAMAICGIKLSTYRNGVSKLHGDVSRKMFKNLWPNALTNSVPVGHVTNGIHLPTFISEDFKALYNRYLSENWYYKPYDFSVWENADTIPDAALFSAKQRQREKLIVFARKHLKKQILHRGGTSGELLKADEVLNPDCLTIGFARRFATYKRGYLLFMDEQRLHQILNNADRPVQIIIAGKAHPKDNGGKEIIKKIFHICRKPMFRDKIVFIEDYDIEVARYLAHGVDIWLNTPRRPMEASGTSGMKIAANGGLNLSILDGWWDEGYNGENGWAIGAGEQYDKESYQDHVESMELYDKLESEIIPMFYSRDKADVPREWTKMMKQAIKTCASFFNTSRMVMDYTDKYYARLHKLNRAFRANKYEEAKKFIEWKDTLLSGWDSLSFVDTAVDASEMKMGADVHFTAKVKTDKINSEHISVCALVEYDGESGEFVDPEFVELELDSQEGDLYSFSTKDVIKKAGKMKVAFAALPKHEFLQERFELNQIKWA
- the rbfA gene encoding 30S ribosome-binding factor RbfA, which produces MHRIERVSELLKEEISRIIQFEVKDPKVRSVVVTTIDVSRDLSYAKVFFTTFEKDDKKGILRGLMRSAGFINHRLAKKIRLKKIPKLSFHIDESGEYGEYIDGIIREIKDDDSGDERDS
- the rpsO gene encoding 30S ribosomal protein S15 encodes the protein MALDKEKKNGIIEKFKTHENDTGSPEVQVAILTERITYLTEHFKENPKDHHSRRGLLLLVSQRRQLLDYVKKKDYKRYRSLIEALGIRK
- the dut gene encoding dUTP diphosphatase — encoded protein: MSSFTVRIVSSEGEEHIPSYTTSGSAGVDLRAAEEGRILCGEWKLVSTGLKMEIPKGYEGQVRPRSGLALKHGVTVLNSPGTIDSDYRGDIGVILMNNSAQTFVYEKGDRIAQMVFAKTERAVFEHVETLEDTDRASGGFGHSGVK
- the truB gene encoding tRNA pseudouridine(55) synthase TruB, with the protein product MNGIVNLYKEKGMTSFKAVDRLRRVLKVKKSGHLGTLDPLAEGVLPICIGNATKFVNYLMDVEKEYVGEMELGFATDSYDTEGEVTAEEKGIVPSEDDVLAVLAELTGDVELPIPAFSAVKLNGKRAYELARKGEIEDAGRRVMGVRSIELMEYSYPRCVIRVRCAKGTYIRSIIHEAGLRLGCYARMSGLIRTANGKLTAKESVTLERLEELKEEGRAEEAVTPVWDMLNWPRATVDAYAARLVLNGVSIKEENYSTFPSDLAEGEHCFIEDEAGKILAFALKKNAGNSPLKIVKVIGKND
- a CDS encoding M16 family metallopeptidase; translation: MKPELASFGKIPIITDKTVASGGLVSVCITFRNGSTSEPPSINGVSHFIEHMVFKGTPTHSAEEISRETEKLGGYLNAFTTKEQTSYYISGFSENFPEFLRILLDIVFNPLMRDEDFYHEQKVILTEIASLKDNPEEYLDEISESFLFNGHPLAMPISGTAKEVSALSPGTLRDFYRSYYTPANCIISAAGDVTSGDIISILEEKGIDPGTGEMNTLPAEAKYTAFMHSEKSSSEHLYAQYLYPAFPATDGRRYALGTLNMILGGLMSSRLFQEIREKRGLCYNIESDVGLYSTGGSISVFCGCEKESFDEVDELIRREIEKISRNGITVDELTLARNQMLYSFFSGTETAGSRMFANIRHIFHYNRLVSRDEIREGIESVTLDDVNSLSEQIFADGGSRCLLLPSE